One genomic region from Thermoplasmata archaeon encodes:
- a CDS encoding MFS transporter: MDKTNNINFIYYSYTFFSYLFMFSPIWIIFLLNHNFTMVEIGIIDAIYWLALFVFQIPAGLLSDKYPRIYIMAISSLLVGVAIIVFSFPFSFWIVVFSYVLWAAGVAMKNVGDAAWLFDYMYTVGEQNKFTKVYGYGWAISEVAIGVGAILGGYLGNHFSLQFPILLSGIIILFSAILPFQLPCSSTIHRKENVIENLMQSIKILRNNRKLYILLLIGGVYAAFDGVFIILKQPFMYFIGFTVDQIGLIYLIFTFVGAFASFTMYKLEKAMGKQILVLVGLLPLLSVVVMVVVPGLLAVTGVIMVGFTTGLTMPLMVYYVNLEVPSEKRGVMLSYISVIYTAILIPLSPLCGFLADISLQLAIVSLVCLCIPLLVLVVVAYKKRR; the protein is encoded by the coding sequence TTGGATAAAACAAACAATATAAACTTTATTTACTATAGTTATACATTTTTTAGTTATCTTTTCATGTTCTCACCGATATGGATTATTTTTCTTCTTAACCATAATTTTACGATGGTGGAGATTGGAATTATAGATGCAATTTACTGGCTAGCATTGTTTGTGTTTCAGATTCCTGCAGGGCTGTTATCCGATAAGTATCCGAGAATTTACATAATGGCAATTAGTTCGCTTCTTGTAGGAGTTGCAATTATTGTTTTTTCGTTTCCGTTTTCATTTTGGATCGTGGTGTTCTCTTATGTGCTCTGGGCTGCAGGTGTGGCAATGAAGAATGTCGGCGATGCTGCCTGGCTCTTTGATTACATGTATACAGTTGGTGAACAGAATAAATTTACAAAGGTTTATGGGTATGGATGGGCAATTTCGGAGGTAGCAATTGGAGTAGGTGCAATATTGGGAGGTTACCTTGGAAATCACTTTTCTCTTCAGTTTCCAATTTTGCTTAGTGGGATAATAATTCTATTCTCGGCAATCCTACCTTTTCAACTTCCCTGCTCTTCTACAATTCATAGAAAAGAAAATGTGATTGAAAATTTAATGCAAAGTATTAAAATTCTGAGAAATAACAGAAAGCTCTACATTTTACTCCTCATTGGGGGCGTGTATGCTGCATTTGATGGTGTTTTTATTATATTAAAGCAACCATTTATGTATTTTATTGGATTTACGGTGGATCAGATTGGTTTGATTTACCTTATATTTACTTTCGTGGGTGCATTTGCGTCTTTTACGATGTACAAATTGGAAAAGGCAATGGGTAAACAGATCCTGGTTCTAGTTGGCCTTCTTCCTCTCTTGAGCGTAGTGGTGATGGTGGTTGTGCCTGGGCTTCTAGCTGTGACTGGTGTGATTATGGTTGGATTTACTACTGGTCTTACAATGCCTTTGATGGTTTATTATGTGAACTTAGAGGTACCTTCTGAGAAGCGAGGTGTGATGCTCAGCTACATTAGCGTGATTTATACGGCTATTTTGATACCACTTTCACCGCTCTGTGGTTTTCTAGCGGATATTTCACTTCAGCTTGCAATAGTTTCCTTAGTTTGCCTCTGTATTCCGCTTCTGGTGCTTGTGGTTGTCGCCTATAAAAAGAGGAGATAG
- the radC gene encoding DNA repair protein RadC — protein sequence MWSVKIKDMPPAERPRERLLMFGTNKLSNTELLAILIRTGNKQGSALDLAKKMLAETTVLELSKLSAQEIASRFGVGLTAGCIIAAAFELARRLSEEMQYVPEQIQSASEAARVARRYIVDDTKENFITIFLNGKNRIVKAETTSVGISNMSIVEPREIFSKALLLKATGVIIAHNHPSGETEPSEEDLKLTRRIKEGCLLLNLTLLDHIVLGNGFTSLREKGLI from the coding sequence ATGTGGTCTGTGAAAATCAAGGACATGCCTCCGGCAGAGAGGCCAAGAGAAAGATTACTGATGTTTGGCACGAACAAGCTGAGCAACACGGAGTTGCTCGCAATTCTGATAAGAACGGGAAACAAGCAGGGAAGTGCACTGGACCTCGCTAAAAAAATGCTGGCAGAAACTACGGTACTGGAACTCTCAAAACTCTCTGCCCAGGAAATTGCATCAAGATTTGGTGTTGGTCTCACTGCGGGCTGCATTATCGCGGCTGCATTTGAGCTTGCACGAAGGTTGTCCGAGGAGATGCAGTATGTGCCTGAACAGATTCAGAGTGCATCAGAAGCAGCCAGAGTTGCTAGGAGATACATCGTAGATGACACAAAGGAGAATTTCATCACAATTTTTCTAAATGGCAAGAACAGAATTGTTAAGGCGGAGACAACGAGCGTGGGTATTTCCAACATGTCAATTGTAGAGCCGAGAGAAATTTTTTCGAAGGCATTGTTGCTGAAAGCAACAGGCGTAATCATTGCTCACAACCATCCCTCCGGCGAGACAGAGCCAAGCGAGGAAGATTTGAAGCTCACGAGAAGAATAAAGGAGGGGTGCCTGCTGCTGAACCTCACATTGCTGGACCACATTGTTCTTGGAAATGGATTTACGAGTTTGAGGGAGAAGGGGTTGATTTAA
- a CDS encoding ATPase domain-containing protein, whose protein sequence is MDRIKTFVEGLDEDLNGGFPKGHIILITGTPGTMKSSLVLNVMFQNALHNNMKSLYISVEESKESLVATMENLGLTPLDERKLFIVDVAKLRLEHQEADEARDWLKILKEYIFRRVRDEHFEIVAIDSLTALYSLVAFTNPRNELFHFFGFLRELGVTVLLICEAVSEESAFGLYREDYLADGIIQLKFTSLGESDVSLRIRIVKMRHTKVHHGYKALILRDGKFVTTPIITE, encoded by the coding sequence TTGGACAGAATAAAAACCTTCGTGGAAGGGCTAGATGAGGACTTAAATGGAGGGTTTCCCAAGGGACACATAATACTGATAACTGGTACTCCAGGTACTATGAAATCTTCACTTGTGCTGAATGTGATGTTTCAGAACGCACTCCACAACAATATGAAATCCCTCTATATTTCAGTTGAAGAGAGCAAAGAAAGTTTAGTGGCTACAATGGAGAATCTGGGTCTCACACCTCTTGATGAAAGAAAGCTGTTTATAGTGGATGTTGCAAAGCTGCGCCTGGAACATCAGGAAGCAGATGAGGCAAGAGACTGGCTAAAAATTTTAAAGGAATATATTTTCAGAAGGGTAAGAGATGAGCACTTTGAAATTGTGGCAATTGACTCACTCACAGCGCTTTATTCCCTTGTTGCCTTTACAAATCCGAGAAACGAACTTTTCCACTTCTTTGGTTTTCTCAGAGAACTGGGTGTTACTGTGCTGCTCATTTGTGAAGCAGTGAGTGAAGAAAGTGCGTTCGGCCTTTATCGAGAGGACTATCTTGCAGATGGTATCATTCAGCTTAAGTTCACATCATTGGGAGAGAGTGATGTCTCGCTGCGCATCAGAATTGTAAAGATGAGACATACAAAAGTTCATCATGGTTACAAGGCTCTGATACTGAGGGACGGAAAATTTGTGACCACACCGATAATCACAGAATAA
- a CDS encoding carboxypeptidase regulatory-like domain-containing protein, which yields MRILGTSLILLILLPNIIQNWSSEEVEAKPESTILTGYVYDGFGNGIKDAMVMATDYLNSAEYSTTTDANGLFQFLGLETDKMYFLRVSANGYYHQSKHDCVPGNSYTFVLERSAGIVGRIAGDSGEPVENATLILSNPKFNVELYAQSDASGAFRFTSSNFENQLYPGDGYEIYASAEGYLSSILIQNLSVSKGVDTFVNFTLNRSGVIMGTVRGNTGERVSNASVYAYDRDGLPICTDLTDDNGEYILNTNLAPGSYKIQVFPPTEPNGSWLNSAPLNVSIAIMGGSVNNVDFNLNPAAIFRGNVSDENGALVNAMVTISSQDGRFAYGVTDLNGFFSISSPTLTTGTYTIEAVCAHHIREEKIWVLTEGEIAWLDLNLSLSRSVSGYLRTAYDNFLFGSVEIFSAEGRSVEKIYTNQNGYYKLDTNLVAGTYRIEACAPGYIPSSRTVDLTNSFEIENFNITLSESGKAIVNLTDYAGLPVANAVGYLVQKSGNNYIICETRSSGNNGTLVFGDGWQNLPSGTYDLLVRNAPGCCENFFENLIVISHGTTNWYSVTLNKSAEVYGHVYYRKITAPLADVQIEFILSSTSLPFPTSTIVWTDTNGYYHILTGLPSGDYSIAAHHYFYGFAVQNTTLISATKTEVDIFFCPSSGTGGILGIVKEKSGNELSGVTVNVYNGTKKIKSCITNESGWFLLTDIPEGNYRVTFTKEGYAQQEFTNITVLSEENTDIGVVEMEKYIPPPGNITGYVIDASGKPIAGASIVVEGTEISVISNTMGEFQIIGLKEGVYSLLISCPGYKDARDTVSVTAGNNTTVWIQLEKEIPVKTTPDFTVIQLILIGVVVLLFTAKTMRKRYQ from the coding sequence ATGCGAATTTTAGGGACAAGCCTGATTCTCCTTATTTTACTCCCAAACATTATCCAGAACTGGTCAAGTGAAGAAGTTGAAGCCAAACCTGAATCGACAATCTTAACTGGCTATGTTTATGATGGTTTTGGGAATGGAATAAAGGATGCTATGGTAATGGCAACAGATTACCTAAATAGCGCAGAATACTCAACCACAACTGACGCAAACGGGTTGTTCCAGTTTCTCGGACTGGAGACAGACAAGATGTATTTCCTGAGAGTGAGTGCGAATGGATACTATCACCAAAGCAAGCATGATTGTGTACCTGGAAATTCCTATACATTTGTACTTGAGCGATCAGCTGGAATTGTAGGGAGAATTGCTGGAGATAGTGGAGAACCAGTAGAAAATGCTACTCTCATCCTTTCAAATCCAAAGTTCAACGTAGAACTCTATGCTCAATCGGATGCAAGTGGTGCTTTCAGGTTCACCTCCTCGAACTTTGAAAACCAACTTTACCCTGGAGATGGTTACGAAATCTATGCTTCTGCAGAAGGCTATCTTTCTTCTATTCTCATCCAGAACCTCAGTGTATCCAAGGGTGTTGATACTTTCGTGAATTTTACCCTCAACAGATCTGGGGTGATTATGGGGACTGTGAGAGGCAACACAGGAGAACGGGTAAGCAATGCAAGTGTGTATGCGTACGACCGAGACGGATTGCCTATTTGCACAGATTTGACTGATGATAATGGAGAGTATATTCTCAACACTAACCTAGCTCCAGGCAGTTATAAAATCCAAGTGTTTCCTCCAACTGAACCAAATGGATCATGGCTAAACAGTGCACCCTTAAATGTTTCAATCGCTATCATGGGAGGAAGCGTCAATAATGTGGATTTCAACCTAAACCCAGCTGCAATTTTTCGTGGCAATGTTTCGGATGAAAATGGCGCTCTGGTAAATGCGATGGTAACCATCAGCAGCCAAGATGGAAGATTTGCCTATGGAGTGACTGATTTAAATGGCTTCTTCTCAATCTCCTCACCCACACTTACAACAGGAACTTACACAATTGAAGCAGTGTGTGCGCATCACATCCGGGAAGAAAAGATATGGGTACTTACAGAGGGTGAAATTGCATGGTTAGACCTCAATCTTTCATTGTCCCGTTCTGTATCTGGTTATCTCAGAACAGCGTACGATAACTTCTTATTTGGAAGTGTTGAAATTTTTAGCGCAGAAGGAAGGAGCGTGGAAAAGATTTACACGAACCAGAATGGTTACTACAAACTCGACACTAATCTTGTTGCTGGGACTTATCGAATTGAGGCATGTGCACCAGGTTACATCCCCTCAAGCAGAACAGTGGATTTGACTAATTCATTTGAAATTGAGAACTTCAACATTACCCTCAGTGAATCAGGAAAGGCTATTGTTAACCTCACAGATTATGCAGGTTTACCAGTAGCAAATGCCGTTGGCTATTTAGTCCAAAAATCAGGAAACAATTACATTATCTGTGAAACAAGGTCCTCAGGTAACAATGGAACATTGGTATTTGGAGATGGCTGGCAAAATCTCCCTTCGGGAACATACGACCTGCTCGTGAGAAATGCACCTGGGTGCTGTGAGAATTTCTTTGAAAATTTGATCGTAATTAGTCATGGAACTACAAATTGGTACTCCGTAACTTTGAACAAAAGTGCAGAGGTCTATGGTCATGTATATTACAGAAAAATCACTGCGCCACTCGCAGATGTTCAAATTGAATTTATTCTCTCAAGCACCTCTCTCCCCTTTCCAACTTCAACGATTGTATGGACGGACACGAATGGATATTACCACATTCTAACCGGTTTACCCTCAGGTGACTACAGCATCGCTGCCCATCATTACTTTTATGGATTTGCAGTGCAGAATACAACTCTCATCTCGGCTACAAAAACGGAGGTGGACATTTTCTTTTGTCCTAGCAGTGGCACTGGTGGAATTCTAGGAATTGTAAAAGAAAAAAGTGGCAACGAATTAAGTGGTGTCACTGTGAATGTCTATAACGGCACGAAAAAGATAAAGAGTTGTATTACAAATGAAAGTGGATGGTTTCTCCTAACAGATATCCCTGAAGGGAATTACAGAGTTACTTTTACCAAAGAGGGTTATGCACAACAGGAATTCACAAACATCACTGTCCTTTCCGAGGAAAATACGGATATAGGTGTTGTGGAGATGGAGAAATACATACCTCCGCCAGGCAACATAACAGGTTATGTAATTGATGCAAGTGGGAAACCTATAGCTGGGGCTAGCATCGTTGTGGAAGGCACAGAAATTTCCGTGATTTCAAATACGATGGGAGAATTTCAGATTATAGGGCTAAAGGAAGGGGTGTATTCCCTTCTTATTTCCTGCCCCGGATACAAGGATGCACGTGATACTGTGAGCGTAACTGCAGGCAACAACACCACTGTTTGGATTCAACTTGAAAAAGAAATTCCGGTTAAGACCACACCTGATTTTACTGTGATCCAGTTAATTTTGATAGGAGTTGTTGTGCTTCTTTTCACAGCAAAAACAATGAGGAAGAGGTACCAGTAA
- a CDS encoding tetratricopeptide repeat protein, translating to MGKALVNREKEMGMILGALENAKKGKGRTLIISGETGIGKTRLLEELRNRCNAENLEVYWGSGIDENAMPYHPFLTLIQRNRDLIEELRTNAPPAISLLLGEQVKTPVSGEIDFTLESRRLRELIFRIIKMRAMKNTIVLLFDDIQWFDPSSIALLHYLARNIADIPVLICCSYNTEEIKESKTSKLLSELRQMNIERIIDTIEVKPLSPEDVHNFIKTMIEKEPRKDVAKKVYEKTDGNPLFIEEIIKAYGEKIVHRSFAIDEEDTEIPQTVKYIITRKLERMTPEKKKILTLASVFGREFYFSIIQKLCEMSEESVLENLEELIEEGVLFEKGYEEIFCFRHNLMREVIYSSMNTVRRKQIHARIAAELAAHKTMKNTGDIAMHYFLAGNYKEAFNYAKEAGENFARLYASEESLFYLDIAMKSLEKLNEGTLENLLDVLKNATEISFHAGRYMDTLTYLQRIEELAQEENDEDLLLETMVRMGEAYFRLGAYEEALFRFEDALGKAGTNEILRGKIFKGISEVYREKGKLAYAIEYAEHAIEIARRHNDMKLLGDGYMDLALAYYRKGAFEDAIENIEKSVVVRKEIKDEKGLMSAVNNLGAIHMERGNYEEALRCFEEYGRFAEKTGDLWGVAIAQNNLGVLWSEKGDLKKSLMHYENSVQAYQRVGDENGIAVTKMNIGIIYHYLGEYDTALEYYTQCLRYAESQKDMITEQMVQDNIGLVYLEKESYDEALVAFEKALDLAQRIGARKEIASSKIGIAHTYSSLTFYGKAIEYAEDALEIAKELKTSVDEARAYRVLGIIYAEMNDFQKARQYLERSYKIARDVGNLMRIIEVHEALLDLSIKTGDRVETMRIFETLKGIYNQIGAQKKLERLSWKIQKVEAR from the coding sequence TTGGGCAAAGCACTGGTCAACAGAGAAAAAGAAATGGGAATGATACTTGGAGCTCTGGAAAACGCAAAAAAAGGCAAAGGAAGAACATTGATAATCTCAGGAGAAACTGGAATAGGAAAAACAAGGCTCCTTGAAGAGTTGAGGAATAGATGCAATGCGGAGAACCTGGAAGTTTACTGGGGAAGTGGTATTGACGAAAATGCAATGCCCTACCATCCGTTTCTCACTCTCATTCAAAGAAACAGAGATTTGATCGAGGAGTTGAGAACCAATGCACCTCCCGCAATTTCACTCCTCCTCGGAGAGCAAGTAAAGACCCCAGTTTCTGGTGAAATTGATTTTACGCTAGAAAGCAGAAGATTGAGAGAACTTATTTTCCGAATAATAAAAATGAGAGCAATGAAAAATACTATAGTCCTACTCTTTGACGATATCCAGTGGTTTGATCCATCTTCAATTGCACTCCTGCACTACTTGGCAAGAAATATTGCAGATATTCCTGTTCTAATATGTTGTTCTTACAACACAGAGGAGATCAAAGAAAGCAAAACTAGTAAGTTATTGTCAGAACTAAGACAGATGAACATTGAGAGAATCATAGATACAATCGAAGTCAAACCACTTTCACCAGAGGATGTGCACAATTTCATCAAAACCATGATAGAAAAAGAGCCAAGAAAGGATGTTGCAAAAAAAGTATACGAAAAAACAGACGGAAACCCTCTGTTTATTGAGGAAATTATAAAAGCCTACGGCGAGAAAATTGTGCATAGAAGCTTTGCAATAGACGAAGAAGACACAGAAATCCCTCAAACTGTAAAATACATCATTACCAGAAAACTGGAGAGAATGACACCAGAAAAGAAAAAGATTCTTACACTTGCAAGCGTATTTGGAAGAGAGTTTTATTTTTCAATAATCCAGAAATTGTGTGAGATGAGTGAGGAGAGTGTCCTCGAGAACCTTGAAGAACTGATTGAAGAGGGAGTACTCTTTGAGAAAGGATATGAAGAAATTTTCTGCTTTAGACATAATTTGATGAGGGAAGTAATTTACTCTTCGATGAATACAGTAAGAAGAAAACAAATTCATGCTAGAATTGCAGCAGAACTTGCAGCCCATAAAACTATGAAAAATACGGGAGATATTGCGATGCACTATTTCCTTGCTGGCAATTACAAAGAAGCATTCAACTACGCAAAGGAGGCCGGAGAAAACTTCGCAAGGTTGTATGCTTCTGAAGAGTCGTTGTTTTATTTAGATATCGCAATGAAATCCCTTGAAAAGCTGAATGAAGGAACACTAGAAAATCTTTTAGATGTGCTAAAAAATGCTACTGAAATTTCTTTCCACGCTGGGAGATACATGGATACTCTAACATATTTGCAAAGAATTGAAGAATTGGCTCAGGAAGAAAATGATGAGGATCTACTACTTGAAACCATGGTAAGGATGGGTGAAGCATACTTCCGACTAGGGGCATATGAAGAAGCCCTGTTCAGATTTGAGGATGCTTTGGGTAAAGCTGGCACCAACGAAATTCTGCGTGGAAAAATTTTCAAAGGAATTTCAGAGGTCTACCGAGAGAAAGGAAAGCTAGCGTACGCAATAGAATATGCAGAGCATGCAATAGAAATTGCCAGAAGACACAATGACATGAAATTGCTTGGCGATGGATATATGGACCTGGCTCTTGCGTACTACCGGAAGGGCGCATTTGAAGATGCCATTGAGAACATTGAGAAATCTGTTGTAGTCAGGAAAGAGATAAAGGACGAAAAAGGACTAATGAGTGCGGTTAACAACCTCGGTGCAATCCACATGGAAAGAGGAAATTATGAGGAGGCCTTGCGTTGCTTTGAAGAATATGGGAGATTTGCAGAAAAAACAGGTGACCTGTGGGGAGTGGCAATTGCCCAGAATAATCTAGGTGTGTTGTGGAGTGAAAAAGGAGACCTCAAAAAATCGCTTATGCATTATGAAAACTCTGTGCAAGCATACCAAAGAGTGGGAGATGAAAATGGGATTGCTGTGACTAAAATGAACATCGGGATTATTTATCACTACCTGGGAGAATATGACACCGCACTTGAATATTATACGCAGTGCCTAAGATATGCAGAGAGCCAGAAAGACATGATCACTGAGCAAATGGTTCAGGATAATATCGGGTTGGTCTATCTTGAAAAAGAAAGTTACGATGAGGCCCTAGTTGCATTCGAAAAAGCATTGGACCTTGCTCAACGAATTGGTGCAAGAAAAGAAATTGCCTCCTCTAAAATTGGAATCGCACACACCTATTCTTCACTCACATTTTATGGGAAAGCAATAGAGTATGCAGAAGATGCGCTTGAGATTGCGAAAGAATTGAAAACAAGTGTGGATGAAGCTAGGGCATACAGAGTGCTTGGGATAATCTACGCAGAAATGAATGACTTTCAGAAGGCGAGACAGTATCTAGAACGGAGTTATAAGATTGCAAGGGATGTAGGCAACCTTATGCGGATTATAGAGGTCCATGAGGCCCTACTTGACTTAAGTATCAAAACTGGCGATAGAGTTGAAACCATGAGAATCTTTGAAACACTGAAGGGAATATACAATCAAATTGGAGCACAGAAAAAATTAGAAAGGTTAAGCTGGAAGATACAGAAGGTGGAGGCGCGCTGA